The DNA sequence CCCCGGAGGTTCATCATTAAATGATACACTAATCGAATTAGACATTATTATTTTCCTTCTGGGGCTTTGTCCCCTCATCATCATCAACATTCTTTTGATTCGGATATTCTATTCTGGAATGATAGTAACCTGCTAAAATTTTTACAAAGGCTGCCTTGATTATTCTGACTTCTCGGAAAGTCAATTCAGAATTATCAAGCTGACCTGATTTTATCTTTCCGGAAACAAGCTCATCTATAAATTTTTCCAAACGTGGAACCGAGGGTTTTTCCAAGGTACGGCATGCAGCCTCAACTATATCGGCCAGCATGACAACAGCCGACTCCTTTGAGCGCGGAGGTATTCCGGGATAACAAAAATCTTCGATATCTACATTGGGATCAAGTTCCTTCGCCTTTGCATAAAAATAGGATATACAGCTGTTTCCGTGATGCTCGGAGATTATATCTATAACGGGCTGTGGAAGCCGTAATTGCTTTGCTTTTTCAATACCTATTTTTACATGACTTCTTATTACCGTAGCCGAAAGGCGGGGATTTATATCCATATGCTTATTATAATTTGTCTGATTTTCTACAAAGTATTCGCCCTGCTCCATCTTTCCTATATCGTGATAATAAGCTCCTACACGGGCTAAAATCGAATTTGCTCCTATTTCACGGCAGGCACTTTCAGCCAAGGAGGCGACCATCATCGAGTGGTTATAAGTTCCCGCAACACTTATAAGCATTTTTTTCATAATTGGCGAATTAAGGTCGGACAGTTCCATCAGTCTAAAACTTGTAGGAACATTCATCAAGGTTTCTAAAATAGGCAAAAAGCCTAAAACCAAAATACCGCTTATAAAACCGCTCCCTGCAGTGCTCAATAAAAGCACCGATTTATCGCTTGCAGAGTCCGGAAAAATAGCAAACATACAGAGTAAAATTACCGGCTGCACCAAGATTAAACCTAAAGAAGTTTTAATCAGATCCATCCTTCGGCCCTTAATATTTACCATACCGGCTCCGGCAAGACCTGAAAGGATAGCAAACAGAGCAGGCTGAATTTTAAAACCGGTTGCACCGAAAACAGCAAGAGAAAAAACAAAAACGGCAAATACCGAAATTTTTCTTGAAATTAAAGCCGCAATCAGCATAGTCAAAAAGGTAACAGGCAATATGGGAACAATATCAAGGGGATATGCAAATATCGAAAGCCTTGAAAGGAAAAGAATTAAAATATAGATCAAATCAAAAGAGATTAAAATAAGTAAATTGAATTTAAAATCCAAACTTTCCCCGATAATTTTTTTAGAAAACAAAAAAAGACTTGTTATAAGAGATAAACTTAAAAAAACTAAGGCAGCTGCAATCCGGCTAAAATCTATATGTATGCCGTCAGATGCATAAACTTTAAGGCGTGTATAGGCATCTTCAGATATTATAAAACCACGTCTTATAATCTTTTGATTTTTTTCTATATTTATTTTTACCGGAACAACCTTTTTTAAGGCTTCATCTACTCTTTTTTCTGTTTCTTCCGTATCAAACAAAATATTAGGCTGGGCAAAGGGCTGTATAATGTTAAACACATCTATTTCAAAACCGGCTTGCTTAACATCGAAAAGAAAAGTTTTAACTTGCTCCTGAAGCCGCTCCGGTAAAACAATATCAGCCAAAAATACATTTGTATAAGACAGTTTTTGATTTACATTTATGCCCAAACTTATCTCTGTATCATTTAAATCTTCAATACCTGTAAGAGGAAGCTCGACAATACCCATATCAAAAAGTTGTTTTAGCACAGTCAATGCAAGAGAGCTGACTTCATCAAAATTCTTAGATTTATATATACGCTCCAAAACATATTCCGAAATAAGAACGGGATATTTTTCCATAAACATAAATTTAAAAGCTGTAAAACTCTTTGATGTATCTTTTAGCCCGATTACATAACCGGCAAATTCAGAATATTCTCTTATCATTTGCTCAGAAACCGAGTTATCTTTATAAAAAACAGCTTTAACTGAATGTTTAGCGGCAAGTTTTCTTATTTCTGTTGCTTTTTCATCAACAGCTTCAATACTTCGGTTTGAGATTATATCTCTATCGGCAACCATTCCGACCTCAAAATCCGAAATTGTCAAGTTTGAAAGGCCCGAATTTTCATAAGCATTAAAAAAAATCATTGCAGCCAAAACCAAAAAGCTGGCAGCAACCGCAATCACAAAGGCCTTATTTCTTTTAAGTATCAGACCAAGAGAAGACATTTTTTCTTTAAATTTACTGTCTTTTTTATTCTTTATCATAGGCTTTAATTATTTTTTGAACAAGGGAATGACGTACAACATCTTCCGGAGAAAACCGAACGATACCGATCCCTCGAATTTTCGATAAAAGATTTGCAGCATGCACCAGACCGGAATTTTTTGACGATGAAATATCGGATTGTGAAGGGTCGCCTGTTATAATGAGCTTGGAACCCTCACCCATTCTCGTTAAAAACATCTTCATTTGCTCTTTGGTAGTATTTTGAGCTTCGTCTAAAATTACAACGGCATTATGCAGGGTTCTGCCCCTCATATAAGCCAAAGGAGCCACCTCAACCATATTGGACTCCTCCATTTGACGTATAAGCTCAAAAGGCATTAAGAGCTCTATAGAATCATAAAGAGGTCTCAAGTAGGGCGTAATTTTTTGAACAAGGTCTCCCGGTAAAAAGCCCAAACTCTCGCCGGCCTCTACAACAGGTCTTGTAAAAACAATTTTACGCATTTGACGCGACATAAGCATTTGAAGGGCACAGGCAACAGCCAGATATGTTTTTCCCGTACCGGCAGCTCCAAGGCCGAAGCTTATATCGTTATTACGGATAGAACTGATGAATTCGAGCTGATGAGGATTTTTAGGGTATACGGAACGCATTCCTCTCGGAATATGGATACAGCCTGAGGAAAGGTCCTGCTTATCGGAAACATTTATGGTAGAAATCAGAGATTCGATATATTCCGATGAATTTTCGGACTTGATTTCCGATGAATTTACAGCCTTATCAACCACATGTTGAAATTTCTTGCAAACCTCATCATCGGCATTTAAAACACTTACCTCATTACCTCGGCACACGACAGGAACTCCAAGATATTGTTCAAGAAAATCCAAATTTCTGTCATTGGCACCGCAAAAAGCGGAAAGCACTTGTTCATCTTTTAACACTATTGTATATGCGTCTTCCAAATATAAACCTCTAGTAGTCTATTGTAAATGGAAAAAAGCAGTTCCGTCAAGACCTTTAGACCTTATTTCTTTCAATATTAGGTATAAAATACATAAATTCACGCAAAAAAAAGAGATACCGGATTTATCGGTATCTCTTTTAAACTACTCACCGTCTTTTTGGGTTTCGCCGCCGGCATCATCCGTACTGCCGTCGTTTTTCCACCATTCGGTTGATGTTTCGGTCTGTTTTTTCATTGCCTCTTCGGATAAACCTGAATCCGATGGGCTTTTTGTAATAAGGGCCAATAAAAAGGTCGTTACAAAAAACAGGGCAACAACAACATAAGTAGCCCTTGTTAATACATTGCTCGATTTTGAGCCGAAGGCTGAGTTGCTTCCGCCCGAAAAAAGGCCGCCCAAACTATCGCCTTCTTCGTTTTGTAATAAAACCAAAAAGATAATAATCGCACAAATTATGACAAAAAGTACTAACAAAGCAATACCTAAACCACCCATAATCTAACTCCAATTATAAAAATATACCCTACAGAGTACACTAAAAACGGAAAAGTTTCAATAGCTCTTATTAAATTTTTAGCGGACTTTTCTAAAAATAACGCGTTTTACTACGGTTGTCTTTGTTTTTCCTATTGAAGCGGCTTTTAAATCTTCAACTTCAAATTTTGAAAAAACGTTAGTTCTTTTATACTCGGCGATAAATTCCATAATAATTTTTTCGCAGACAGCTTCATCATAGGTATCGTTATTTTCTTCATATGTAAGGTAAAACTCAACCTGATTTTCCAATCCGGGAACATCCATCTTTGTCCAATACATTACGGCAGACGGCCTGTCTTTAACCTCAATTTTCTGTGTTTTGGTCGTTACATTTGCCGCATTTTCGGCAAAAATAGCCAAAGCCAATAAAGCCATAATACTAATTGCAAAAAATTTCTTTTTCATGTTAATAACCCTCCAACTCTAAGTTATTTTATTATACTGTAAAGCTAAACAACTATCACAGCTCTTAAGATACTAGCATTTTATTCTCATTTTTTCAAGTAGAGAACCAACATGTTAATCAATCATTTTCAGTTTTGCCTATTTTACTCTGAAAACAAGGCTATGGGCAAAAATGTTTCCGTTTTAAGACCGGCTCCGCCTATTAAGCCCCCGTCAATATTGGGCTTTTTTAAAAGCCCCGCGGCATTGTCAGGCTTCATAGAACCGCCGTACTGGATTATCATCTCTTTAGCAGCCTTTTCACCGTAAAGAGCAGCTAAGGTCTTTCTTATTGAAGAGTGAATAGCATCAGCATCTTCCGGGCTTGCATTTTTTCCCGTTCCTATTGCCCAAACAGGCTCATAAGCAATCGTTACCTTATGCAAATCTTGTGCAGAAACCTCTGCAAGTCCTTTTTTAATCTGCCTTTCGCATACGGCTTCGGCATGTCCGGCTTCACGTTCTTCGAGAAGCTCCCCTACACATAGGATGACCTCAAGGCCGTGTTTTAAGGCAAGTTTTACCTTTTTATTGATAAAATCATCGGTTTCTTTATATATGTGGCGTCTTTCGGAATGTCCTAAGATAACGGTTTGAACACCTGCATCCAAAAGCTGAAGAACGGAAACCTCCCCCGTATGAGCACCCTTTTCTTCCAATCCCATATTTTGAGCACCAAGCAAAATATTGGAGCCCTTAAGGACGGCCGCAACATCCTGCAAAAGAGTAAATGAAGGCGCTATCATGTACTTGTTCTTGCCGTCTTTTAAGCCGGCCTTCATTTCTTCTGCAAGGTGCTTGGCCTCAGCCCTATTCATATTCATCTTCCAATTTGCTGCAATGTAAAACTTTTTCACTTTTCCTCCTTTCTTATGGATAGAATTTAGGCCAAAAGGCCTCATTCATATTAAACAGATTATCCTTTTATGTCGGAGTTGTCAAGAAGGCTGCTTTTCTTTTGCTTGACATTTTAGAAAAAATTCACTATATTCATTGTAACTAATCTGTGTGAATTAACCTTAAAATTGTGGAGATAATAAAAAAATGAAGCATATAACTAAACTAATATTGTTGGCAGTGTTGTTAGTTGCAAGCTGCAAAAATCCTGTAGGAAATAGCTCCGTGCCTTCTTCACCACAGCAAGGCGGGGGAAGCGGCGGCTCAACACCCGCACAAATAACGATAACGGTTGCAGGGGATGAACATGTCACGCTTAAAGCGGAAAAAACGTTTACGGAGAACAAGGGAAAAACCTGGCATCAATTGAAAGCCGTAGCGGAAGATAGAATCGACCACTACGAGGCCGGACACGGAGTCGACAAATGGACGCTTACCGATGCCGCCGGTCAGGAGTTAACCGATGATTATACTTTTAATACAAATGCAACGGTCTTTATTGTAACAAAGACAACGGTAGTTTCTCCTCCGGCAAAGATTACGATAACGGTTGCGGGAGACACAGGGGTTGTATTAAAAGAGGCTTCTTCATTTGAAATGGATCCGGGTAAACACTGGGACCAAATCGAAGCGCTTGCAAAGAAGAAAATACAAAACTATAAGCCCCATTATAAGCTTAAAAACTGGCGCCTTAACAACGCTTCGGGTGCAGTCTTAGATGACAGCTATATCACAGTGTTTAATGCTAATGCAACCGTTTTTATTGAAACAAAACCGGTAGATATAAAGCTTTCTATTGTAGGGGACCATGTCGATATAACTTCTCCTGCCGAAATGTATGTAGCCAGAGGAACAAAATGGAGCGAAATAAAAACCGAAGTTATGAATAAGGTTAGTCCTAAACCGAATTTTGTTATAACTGCATGGAAAAAAGACCGTAAAACCGGTATCGAATTTTATGATGACTTTCCATTTAGAGGCAAAACGAAGATATATGTCGAAACAAGACCTATAAATGTTACCATCACGATAAAAGGCGACTCTCATGTTCAAGTTGGTGCGTCTCCCATCATTACAAAACCGTATGGCGTAAAATGGAGAGAAATAAAAGACGAGGCGAAAACTAAGATAACCTGTAACCCAGGCTATGTGTTTGCCGCATGGAA is a window from the Treponema denticola genome containing:
- the secG gene encoding preprotein translocase subunit SecG, whose amino-acid sequence is MGGLGIALLVLFVIICAIIIFLVLLQNEEGDSLGGLFSGGSNSAFGSKSSNVLTRATYVVVALFFVTTFLLALITKSPSDSGLSEEAMKKQTETSTEWWKNDGSTDDAGGETQKDGE
- the tpiA gene encoding triose-phosphate isomerase encodes the protein MKKFYIAANWKMNMNRAEAKHLAEEMKAGLKDGKNKYMIAPSFTLLQDVAAVLKGSNILLGAQNMGLEEKGAHTGEVSVLQLLDAGVQTVILGHSERRHIYKETDDFINKKVKLALKHGLEVILCVGELLEEREAGHAEAVCERQIKKGLAEVSAQDLHKVTIAYEPVWAIGTGKNASPEDADAIHSSIRKTLAALYGEKAAKEMIIQYGGSMKPDNAAGLLKKPNIDGGLIGGAGLKTETFLPIALFSE
- a CDS encoding PhoH family protein, with amino-acid sequence MEDAYTIVLKDEQVLSAFCGANDRNLDFLEQYLGVPVVCRGNEVSVLNADDEVCKKFQHVVDKAVNSSEIKSENSSEYIESLISTINVSDKQDLSSGCIHIPRGMRSVYPKNPHQLEFISSIRNNDISFGLGAAGTGKTYLAVACALQMLMSRQMRKIVFTRPVVEAGESLGFLPGDLVQKITPYLRPLYDSIELLMPFELIRQMEESNMVEVAPLAYMRGRTLHNAVVILDEAQNTTKEQMKMFLTRMGEGSKLIITGDPSQSDISSSKNSGLVHAANLLSKIRGIGIVRFSPEDVVRHSLVQKIIKAYDKE
- a CDS encoding HD family phosphohydrolase gives rise to the protein MIKNKKDSKFKEKMSSLGLILKRNKAFVIAVAASFLVLAAMIFFNAYENSGLSNLTISDFEVGMVADRDIISNRSIEAVDEKATEIRKLAAKHSVKAVFYKDNSVSEQMIREYSEFAGYVIGLKDTSKSFTAFKFMFMEKYPVLISEYVLERIYKSKNFDEVSSLALTVLKQLFDMGIVELPLTGIEDLNDTEISLGINVNQKLSYTNVFLADIVLPERLQEQVKTFLFDVKQAGFEIDVFNIIQPFAQPNILFDTEETEKRVDEALKKVVPVKINIEKNQKIIRRGFIISEDAYTRLKVYASDGIHIDFSRIAAALVFLSLSLITSLFLFSKKIIGESLDFKFNLLILISFDLIYILILFLSRLSIFAYPLDIVPILPVTFLTMLIAALISRKISVFAVFVFSLAVFGATGFKIQPALFAILSGLAGAGMVNIKGRRMDLIKTSLGLILVQPVILLCMFAIFPDSASDKSVLLLSTAGSGFISGILVLGFLPILETLMNVPTSFRLMELSDLNSPIMKKMLISVAGTYNHSMMVASLAESACREIGANSILARVGAYYHDIGKMEQGEYFVENQTNYNKHMDINPRLSATVIRSHVKIGIEKAKQLRLPQPVIDIISEHHGNSCISYFYAKAKELDPNVDIEDFCYPGIPPRSKESAVVMLADIVEAACRTLEKPSVPRLEKFIDELVSGKIKSGQLDNSELTFREVRIIKAAFVKILAGYYHSRIEYPNQKNVDDDEGTKPQKENNNV